A stretch of DNA from Allomeiothermus silvanus DSM 9946:
GGCTACCGCCGGTGCCCTATCTGCTGGCCCTGGCCGGGGCTACCAATCTGGGTAGCGTGGCCACCCTAACCGGCAACCCCCAGAACATCGTGGTGGGGAGTCTCTCCAGGATAGGCTACCTGGACTTTGCGGCTGCCCTGGCCCCGGTGGCTTTGCTGGGTCTGGGGGTGCAGGTCGGGCTTCTGTACCTGCTGTATCCAGCCCTCCGCTCCTTGCAACCGCTGCCCGCGTTGCCACCTTTGCGATTTCGCCTCCAACGGGCCCTTTTATTCAAGGGTCTCTGGATCACCCTGGCCCTTCTGAGCGCTTTCCTGCTGGGTTATCCGCTTGCCCAGGCCGCCTTGATCGCAGTGGGGCTTCTGCTATGGAGCCGCCGGATCCGTTCCGAACGATTTTTTATGCGCGTAGACTGGGAGCTACTGGTCATGTTTTCGGGGCTCTTTATGGTGACGGCGGCCGTCAAGGACCTGGGCCTGCTGGGCCTCCTCGAACCCCTGGCCAGCACCGCCCCTGGGCTGGCCGGCGTGACGGCGCTCCTCTCCAACCTGATTTCCAATGTACCGGCGGTGTTGCTCCTGCACCACCTGATTCCGCCGGGCGATACCCAGGGCTGGCTTTTGCTAGCGGCGACCTCTACGCTGGCGGGCAATCTGACCTTGCTGGGCTCGGTGGCCAATCTGATTGTGGCCGAGGCGGCCAGGCGCGAGAGACACCCACTAAGCTTTTGGGAGCACCTGCGTTTTGGTTTGCCACTCACCCTGGTGACCCTGCTCTTGGCCTATGGCTGGATCTACCGTTAGCGTGACGACTCCTTGGACTGAAGTCCGAGGCTTCACCCCGGTACGCGGCGTAAAAAACGCATCGGTTCTCACAGGACGGCCCACCGGGCGTACGGGCACCTGCCCGTCCCGAAGGGAATCTGCCCCGCCGCACCCATCCTCGAAGGCACTGTCCATGCCTGTGAGGTGTACTTTACCGATCTTGGGGCTCTTCCCCTTCTTGCATCGGAACGGTCCCGTTCGAGATTTTACGCGGGGAACTAGGGTTGGCTACCGTCGTGACCAGGCCAACACTTTGTCCCCACAACCCCCTACCTTGACGTTCAAGATACTGGGGGTATCCTGTCCTCAAGGGGATTTTACCGCACATCCGCTGCCCGCTATGTTATGTGCCCTTACGGGGCACGTGGGGGTCCAGGGTATCCCCGTCGTCTCGCCGTGGCGAGACGAGAACCAGGGGATTATAGCCCCCACGCCCCCTTTTCTCTAAACCCACGCCGGGGCTCTGGTGCAGCCAGCCGGGTTGCTTGTTTGGGGCGTTCGTTCCTTTCCGTGCCGTCAAGGTCCAGTGCTCTCGCCAGGGTCGCCCGTTGCCGATCTCTAGTGCACGTCCCAAAGTCCGGGCCCTCCGCGATCGAAAATTCGACTTTGTAGATCGTTCCTCCGGGCATTACGACTCCAGGCTAATCCTGGGCATCACCCGCCGGAGCAGTTCGGGCAGCCACCAGTTCCACCGGCCTGCCAGCACCAGCACCGCCGGCACCAGCACCAGTCGCACTAGGGTGGCGTCGAGAAACACTGCTACCGCCAGCCCCAGACCGATGGTTTTGTTGGCCACCACCCGCCCGAGGATAAAAGCCGAGAACACGATAATCATGATCAGGGCTGCACTGGTAATCACACTTGCGCTGCGCTCGAGGGCATGGTGCACCGCCTGGTGGGTGTTCATTCCGGCCAGGTGGGCCTCCTGGACGCGGGAAAGCAAAAAGATCTCGTAGTCCATTGAAAGCCCAAAAATCACCGCAAACATCAGGATTGGGAGCGAGCTATCAATGCCCCCCACATCGGTAGGCGCGCCGATGAGTCCAGCCAAAAAACCCTTCTGAAACACCAGGGTAATCAGTCCGTAGGTCGCCCCAACCGTGAGGGTGTTCATCAGAATGGACTTGAGGGGAATGACCAGACTGCGGAAGGCCACCGCCAGCAGAAGGAAGGTGGCTACAAAAACCGTCCCGATCGCTGCTGGCATGGCCCCCACCAGAGCCTTGGTAAACTCCATCGAGCCTATTGGCGCGCCACCCAGTAGCACATTCTGAAAACCAGCGTTCCGCGCCTCCGCTTTCAGCCTGGAGTACCAGTCGGGGATACTGGGGGCCCGGACCGCATCCTTCGGGATCACCGTCAGACGTAGATACTGGCGGTTTTGGCTAATGTACTGGTTGGTCAGGCCCACCAGCTCGGCAAACCCGCCTTGACCATCCAAACGACCTGCCAGGAAGGGCGAAACCACCAACTGTACCTCTGGCCAGGCCGATAGGCGTTGCTCGAGGTCCCGCCAGCGAGCCCGATTTTGGGCAGTAAAGCCCCCCGGTCCCAGATCGAGCAGGACCTCGAAGGCATCCAGCGCCCCGCCCAGCTCGAGCTGGCGAATCAGCTCGAGGCCCTTGCGCGACTCCACGGTAGGAGCCAGCCCGAAAGCCCCGGTATAGCCCAGCTTCATCTGGGTGGCGGGCCAGGCCAGGGCCAGGAGTAACCCCGCTACCAGAAACAACCACATCCAGGGGTGGCGCATCACAACGCCAGCCCAGCGACCCCAGAAGGGGTTTATCTTGCCGCTGCTGATGGGCTTGAAGGCTAGCCAGCGGGGGGAGTTCACCCGCTCACCCAGCAACGATAGCATGGCCGGGAGCAAGGTGATGGAAGCCAGTACGGTCAGGGTGATGGACATGACCCCTCCCACCCCCATTGAGCGGATGAAGGTCAGATCGGGCACCAGCATCGAGCCCATGGCAATCGCCACCACCAGTCCGCTAAAAGCTACCGCTCGACCGGCGGTCTTGGTGCTCAGGGCAGCCGCTGCCCGCGGTGAGAGACCCCTAGACAGCTCCTCTCGGAAACGGCTCACCATCAACAGGGCATAGTCAATGCCGGCCCCCAGGGAAAGCATCGTGATGACCGAGAGGGCAAAACTGCTCACCTCGCCAAACTGGGTCAGAAAAAACAAGCAGGCCAGACCAGTGGTAATGGCCACCACCCCCACCATCAAGGGCAGCCCGGTTGCTACCAGTGCCCCAAAGGCTAGCAACAACACCAGCCCGGTCAGCGGCAGGGCCATCAGCTCGCTGCGTTTAACATCGGCTTCCAACAGGTGCAAAAAGTCTTTGGTGACTGCGGTGGCCCCCGTAACGTAAAAACGAACCTCCGGGGTTTGCACGGCTCTGGCTTCCCGCCGCAGGGCCTCGATGACCGCCTCGCCCTTCTCCAGACGCGTCTCCAGCAGGGTAGCAGTGATTCTGCCATCCGGGCTTTGCTGCCGCAATGGGCTAGGCGTATCGTAGCGATGTAGGGTCACCACGCCCTCGAGGTGCTCAATTCTGGCGATAAGCTGGTCGTATACCCGCCGAAAGCGGGGGTCCTTTTCGGGCAGGGTGGACTCGCTCACCAGCACGGTGCGGTCCACCGAGGGTTGAGCGAATTGTTCGCTCAAGATTTGCGTAACCCTCTGGGCTTCGCTGTTCTTCACATCGCTGGCATTGGCAGCCAGGCTTTGCGGAGCTAGACGGGCTGCCGGGATAGCTGAACCCGGACAAACACATGTGAGACTCTAAGCTGGGATAAAAAGAGGGGAACCGACCAGGAAAGGAGGTTCCCCAGGTGCAGTTTACCACCGTTGGCCGAGAGATATGGAGAGGCGCTAGACAAGCACAGAGGCTGGCCGAGGCCAACGCAAGCGACCCAGAGGTCCAGGAACGTCTGCGCAAGCTCCGACTGGTCAAAGCCCTGCGTGAAAGTAAAAAGAGCTGGAAGGAGATCCAGGACCTGGTCGGGATCAGCCGGGCCACCTACCACCGCTGGCAAAAAGCCCTAAAAGAAAAGGGCCTGGCTGGACTCAAACCCCGCTCCCGCCGCCCTAAGCACCTGCGCACAAAGGTCCACTGGACCCCAGGGCTGCTCATTAGAATAGAAACTCTCCGCAAGGAAAACCCCACCTGGGGACGCTGGTCCATCTGGCTTACCCTCCGCAAGGAGGGTTTCCAGATGAGCGAACGCACGGTGGGGCGCATCCTGGCCTACCTGGAGAAGCACCGACGTATCGAGAGCGTGGCCGGCTACCTGGCCCGGACTCAAAGAGGGAAGCTAAAGCGAAGGGTAAACCGGCCCTACGCCAAAAGGAAGCCCCGAGGATACGAGGCCAGGGCTCCTGGGGACCTGGTCCAGGTGGACACCCTCACCCTGACCTTAGGACCGGGAAGCATGGTCAAGCACTTCTCGGCGATTGACCTCCATAGCCGGTTTGTCCTGGCGGAGGTGCACAGCCGGGCCACGGCTAAGCTTTCTGAGGGGTTCTTGTCCTTGCTTCTGGCCAGGGCCCCTTTTCCCATCCGGGCCATCCAGGTGGATGGGGGCAGCGAGTTCATGGCCGAGTTTGAGGAGGCCTGCTGTGCTCTGGGGATTGCCTTGTTTGTGCTACCGCCGAGGAGTCCTAAACTCAATGGTCACGTGGAGCGGATGCAGCGGACCTTCAAGGAGGAGTTCTACACCCGGCCTTTGCCCACCCCGCTCAGCGAGCTGCAGGCAGAGCTGGATACCTACCTGGACTACTACAACCGCCGAAGGCCTCACATGGCCCTGGGGGGTCTTGCTCCGCTGGAGTTTTTGGCTAAGATGCAAGAGGAGTCGGTTCCTCAAAGAGTCTCAAATGTGTTGACCGATTACAGGGTCTTGACTTTTACATCTGACTTAGAAGCACACTTAAATGCACCCAAGAGCGTGTATACTCGGGACACCATGCCCCGCATGACCATCGAAATTGACGAAGCCCTGCTAGAAGAGGCCCGCCGGGTGCTAGGGGTACGCACCAAACGCGAGGCCATCGAGCGGGCCTTGCAGGAGCTGGTGCGCCAGCAGCGCCGCCGGGGCATCCGGGCCCACGCCGGGCGGGTGGAGCTCGAGCTCACCCAGGAAACCCTGCGCGCGCTGCGGGAGTCCCGCTAGTGGCCCGCATCTTGGTAGATACATCGGCCTGGATTGAGTTTTATCACCCCAAGGGTGCCCGCCAGGTCAAGCAAGCCCTGGGTAACGCCCTGGAGGTACATGAGATCGCGGTCATAGCGCCGATTGCCGTGGAACTTCTGTCCGGCGCGAAGAGCGAGAAAGACTACGGCCTTCTCGCCGCTGATCTGCAGGCCCTGCTCTGGCTACCCTTGGGAAGCGAAGAGGCGGGGGTGGCCGGCCAGCTGGCCTACGATCTGGCCCGTTCCGGCCAGCGGGTACCCACGGTGGACTTGCTGATCGCCGGATCGGCCTTGGTGCATGGCTGTGAACTGTGGCACTTTGGCGATGCCCACTTTGCAACCATCAAGGGCCATAGCCCCCTGCAGGAACATAACCTCAAAAGCGCCTAGCCCTTTCCCCACTCACCCACCTCCAGGCCGTCCCGCTGCTCACCCCGTACTTCCGGGCCAGGCTGTGGGCACTGGCTCCTGTCCGGTGGTGCTCCTCAATCAGGGCAACCCGAACCTCTCCTTTCCCCGACGGCCCCGGCTTCTTGCGGGGAAGAAGGTACCCCACCTGAGCGGGAATACCCCGATTGCCCTGCACACGCCTGCCCCTGCGGCTGGCACGGTGACCCGGAAAGACCCTGTAGCTGCACCCCCAGCCAGCGCACCCGGTACGTGGGCCGCATCAGCGGCCCCCTGCTCGACCGCTTCGACCTGGTGGTGGAAGTCCCCCGGCTCACCCCCGCTGAGCTCGCCCGCGCCCCTGAGGGTGAGTCCACCGCAGCGGTGCGGGAGCGGGTGCTGACAGCAAGGGAAAGGATGAAAGCCCGCCAGGGGAAGCTCAACAGCGAACTCTTCGGTAGGGCGCTGCGGCAGCACACGGTGCTTTCCCCCACCCGTGAGGCCCTCTTGCAAGCGGCCACTAAACGCTTGGCCCTCACCGCAAGGAGCTACGACCGCATCCTGCGGGTGGCCCGCACCATCGCCGACCTAGCAGGGGCCGAGAACATCCAGGAGGCCCACCTGGCCGAGGCGCTGACCTACCGACGGAGCCTGGGGTGAAAAATTCGTGCTACTTTTAACCCAAGTTGCTACCTATTCAGACGGTGCATGTGGAACAACAAAGGCCACTATGAACTGGACCGTTCTAGTGGCCTATTGCATTATAGACGATCTGCTCAAAGCCCTCGGACACAAGGACGACCCCCAGAGCAAGACCCCCGCCAGCGTCGTCCTCACCATCTGGGTACTGGCCGCCCTCTTCTTCTCCGGTAAGCACAAACATGCCCTGGCCTACTGCAAAGAACACGCCCTGTTCAGTTTTCCAGAAGTCGGTTCTGCCGCCGCCTGCACAGCCTGTCCCACCTGCTCCCCCTGTGCCAATCCTTGTGGCAGCATCTCTCCTCCGTCCAGCACTACGTCCTCGACACCTTCCCCCTCCCGGTTTGTGAGAACATCCGCGCCCCGCGCTGCCGCCTGGCCCCAGGCCTGACCTACCGGGGAGCAAGCGGCTCTACTTTCACGGCCTGAAGCTGCACCTGGTCTGCACCAACCAGCAGTTCATCACCGAGGTGCTGTGCACCCCTGGGTCTGTTGCAAATGTGCAGGGACTGTACCTGATGCCGCTAAACCTGTCGGAGGGAAGCGAGCTGTACGTGGCCGACTACCTGGCGGAGGACGCGTTGCAGATGGGGGAGGGCATTCGGCTACGGGCTGTGCGAAAGAGGAACTCCAGCAAGCCTCGCAGTGGATTGCCCTACAGGGCCGGGGGATCATCGGGTCAGTAGGCTCTGCCCTAACCGAGCTGTTTCCCAAACGCATTCATGCCACGACCCTCAAAGGCTTCGTGCTCAAGGTCTGGGGGTTCATCTTTGCCCACAACTTCAAGCGTCTGGCTAGCGTTTTGTAGGTGGCAACTTGGGTTAGTGATGTACGTTCAAAACGATCCGTAAGCCCCTTTGTGTGGCTTGCTCGAGCGCCCAATCCACCCGTGCGAAGAATTTTGGATCGATGGTATAGGGTGAGATTTTTTCGGCGTGATAGGTCCAGCTCACGGGCAAACGGATGTGGTTGAAGCCAGCTTGCTTGACCAGGTCGAAAAATCCGGGCTCGAGCACCATGCCCCAGTCCCCTTCTTTGGGAGCCTCGAGGGCGTTGCCGAAATTGATCCCGGGGCCCAAGAGGCGGTTGGTTTCAAAGGCATCGCTCGCCAAGGTCGCCGATTGGCTGCAACCTAACAGGATTAAAGCCAGCAGGGCGGTGCGCCACCCAAGGGCCGCCATAGCTAGGCGCGGCGCTGGGCGCCGGTGTTGGTCGAGGCTGCTGGAGCCGCGGCCCCGGCTAGGCGGGCAAACTCCTTGGGATCCACGGCACGGCTTTGGCCCATCTCGTAGGTGATCAGTTTGCGCTTGTACAGATCGGCCAAGCAAGCGTCCATGGTGATCATGTTGTACTGGCCACCGGTCTGGATTACCGAGACCAGCTGGTGGCTCTTGCCCTCGCGGATCAACGCCCGTACCGCTGAGGTAGCGATCATCAGCTCATAGGCCAGCACCCGCCCCCCCCCGAAAGCCTTGGGCAGTAGCTGCTGGGTCATCACCGCGACCAGGTTATTGGCGAGCTGAACCCGTACCTGCTCCTGCTGGGCCTCGGGGAAGACGTCGATGATGCGATCTATGGTTTCGGGGGCAGAGTTGGTGTGCAAGGTGCCCATCACCAAGTGACCCGTCTCGGCGGCGGTGATGGCCGCAGAGATGGTTTCGTAATCGCGCATCTCTCCTACCAGAATGACGTCAGGAGCTTGGCGTAGCGCGCTTCGTAAGGCTTTGTGGAAACCGTGGGTATCCGAGCCGATCTCGCGCTGATTGATGATGCTGGTTTTATGGCGGTGGAAGAACTCGATGGGGTCCTCGATGGTCACGATGTGGGCGCGGCGGCGCTCGTTGATGTAATCGATCATCGAGGCCAGGGTGGTGGATTTGCCTGACCCGGTCGGGCCGGTGATCAGCAACAGCCCACGTGGGGTGAGAGCCAGCTCGCCGATGTTTTTCGGCAGACCCAGCTCCTCGAAACTCTTGACCACGGTGGGAACTACCCGCAACACCCCACCCACGCTGCCCCGTTGCAAGAACACATTGACCCGGTAGCGACCCTTGGCGGGGAGGCTGAAGGAGAAGTCCAGCTCCTTTTCCTCTTCAAAGTGCCGCTGCTGCTTTTCGTCCATCAGCGCGTACATCAGGCGGCGGGTGTCTTGAGGGGTAAGGGCCTCGTGCTCGGTGGGGTGGAACTCCCCGTCGATCTTGATCATGGGGGGCAGACCCACCGTGATCACCAGGTCCGAGGCGTTACGGTCCACCGCCAGGGTGAGCAGGTCTACGATATCGGGCGCTTTAGCCATACTCTTTCCTCGCTAGGGCATGGATCATTCGTTATTCGATGGTGCGGGCCAGCACTTCCTCGAGCGTAGTGATGCCCATAAAAGCTTTTTGGATGCCGTCTTCGCGCAGGGTGGACATCCCGGTTTTGCGGGCTATGTCCTTGACCTCGGAAGCCGACTTCCCGGCCACGATGGCGGCGCGAATTTCCTCGTTGATCACCATCAGCTCGTGGATGGCGGCACGGCCTTTGTAGCCAGTGCCGTTACAGCGCTCGCAGCCTACACCCTTGTAGAGCTTCTTGCCGCGGATATCGGCCTCGCTCATCCCGAGGCGACGCAGTATGTGGGGATCGGGTTCGACTTCAGTCTTGCAGTTCTCGCAAACCCGGCGCACCAAGCGCTGGGCCAGCACCCCCACCAGCGCGGCGGAGATATTGAAGAGTTCAACGCCCATTTCTTCAAGCCGGGTGACCGCTCCAGCGGCGTCGTTGGTGTGCAAGGTGGCGATCACCAAGTGGCCGGTGAGGGCGGCTTCGGTAGCGATCTTGGCGGTCTCCGCGTCGCGGATCTCACCGACCATGATGATATCCGGGTCTTGGCGCAGGAAGCTGCGCAAGGCTTTAGCAAAGGTGAGCCCCGCCACCGGGTTGACCTGGGTTTGGTTGATGCCGGGGATCTCGTATTCCACCGGGTCCTCAATGGTGGTGGTATTTTTCTCAGGGGTGGCGATGCGCTTCAAGATCGAGAACGTGGTGAAGGACTTACCGCTTCCGGTCGGGCCGGTGATTAGAAAGATCCCGTAGGGCTTGGAGATCACATCCTCGAAGCGCTGGAATACGCCCGGCGCGAAGCCCAGCTGCTCAATCTCGGGAATCTCGGTGGCCTTGCGCAACAGACGCATCACGACCTTTTCACCATAGACGGTGGGCAGAGTCGAAAGCCGCAGGTCCAGGTCAATGCTGCGCTCGCGGAAGCGCACCCGACCGTCCTGGGGGAGGCGGCGTTCGGCG
This window harbors:
- a CDS encoding type II toxin-antitoxin system VapB family antitoxin — its product is MTIEIDEALLEEARRVLGVRTKREAIERALQELVRQQRRRGIRAHAGRVELELTQETLRALRESR
- a CDS encoding PIN domain-containing protein — encoded protein: MARILVDTSAWIEFYHPKGARQVKQALGNALEVHEIAVIAPIAVELLSGAKSEKDYGLLAADLQALLWLPLGSEEAGVAGQLAYDLARSGQRVPTVDLLIAGSALVHGCELWHFGDAHFATIKGHSPLQEHNLKSA
- a CDS encoding anion transporter, giving the protein MEYLAYGVLMLTYLGLGLGYWPGYRMNRAAIALTGAAFLIALGVLDFEKAWQALEPHTLGFLFGVMVLNAHLGYAGFFQLALNWLVHLARSPLGLLVWLTFGTGILSALFLNDTIAILFTPLVLALTRSLGLPPVPYLLALAGATNLGSVATLTGNPQNIVVGSLSRIGYLDFAAALAPVALLGLGVQVGLLYLLYPALRSLQPLPALPPLRFRLQRALLFKGLWITLALLSAFLLGYPLAQAALIAVGLLLWSRRIRSERFFMRVDWELLVMFSGLFMVTAAVKDLGLLGLLEPLASTAPGLAGVTALLSNLISNVPAVLLLHHLIPPGDTQGWLLLAATSTLAGNLTLLGSVANLIVAEAARRERHPLSFWEHLRFGLPLTLVTLLLAYGWIYR
- a CDS encoding type IV pilus twitching motility protein PilT; this encodes MAKAPDIVDLLTLAVDRNASDLVITVGLPPMIKIDGEFHPTEHEALTPQDTRRLMYALMDEKQQRHFEEEKELDFSFSLPAKGRYRVNVFLQRGSVGGVLRVVPTVVKSFEELGLPKNIGELALTPRGLLLITGPTGSGKSTTLASMIDYINERRRAHIVTIEDPIEFFHRHKTSIINQREIGSDTHGFHKALRSALRQAPDVILVGEMRDYETISAAITAAETGHLVMGTLHTNSAPETIDRIIDVFPEAQQEQVRVQLANNLVAVMTQQLLPKAFGGGRVLAYELMIATSAVRALIREGKSHQLVSVIQTGGQYNMITMDACLADLYKRKLITYEMGQSRAVDPKEFARLAGAAAPAASTNTGAQRRA
- a CDS encoding MMPL family transporter, whose amino-acid sequence is MKNSEAQRVTQILSEQFAQPSVDRTVLVSESTLPEKDPRFRRVYDQLIARIEHLEGVVTLHRYDTPSPLRQQSPDGRITATLLETRLEKGEAVIEALRREARAVQTPEVRFYVTGATAVTKDFLHLLEADVKRSELMALPLTGLVLLLAFGALVATGLPLMVGVVAITTGLACLFFLTQFGEVSSFALSVITMLSLGAGIDYALLMVSRFREELSRGLSPRAAAALSTKTAGRAVAFSGLVVAIAMGSMLVPDLTFIRSMGVGGVMSITLTVLASITLLPAMLSLLGERVNSPRWLAFKPISSGKINPFWGRWAGVVMRHPWMWLFLVAGLLLALAWPATQMKLGYTGAFGLAPTVESRKGLELIRQLELGGALDAFEVLLDLGPGGFTAQNRARWRDLEQRLSAWPEVQLVVSPFLAGRLDGQGGFAELVGLTNQYISQNRQYLRLTVIPKDAVRAPSIPDWYSRLKAEARNAGFQNVLLGGAPIGSMEFTKALVGAMPAAIGTVFVATFLLLAVAFRSLVIPLKSILMNTLTVGATYGLITLVFQKGFLAGLIGAPTDVGGIDSSLPILMFAVIFGLSMDYEIFLLSRVQEAHLAGMNTHQAVHHALERSASVITSAALIMIIVFSAFILGRVVANKTIGLGLAVAVFLDATLVRLVLVPAVLVLAGRWNWWLPELLRRVMPRISLES
- a CDS encoding glycoside hydrolase family 5 protein, with amino-acid sequence MAALGWRTALLALILLGCSQSATLASDAFETNRLLGPGINFGNALEAPKEGDWGMVLEPGFFDLVKQAGFNHIRLPVSWTYHAEKISPYTIDPKFFARVDWALEQATQRGLRIVLNVHH